Within the Zetaproteobacteria bacterium genome, the region CCGCCTCAATCGGCCGGCCGTACATCGAGCAGCGGCAGCAGCGAGCCGTCGGCGCGGGGGGCAAAGCCGCGGATGCGATCGCGCCAGACGGCGACCACCGGCTCGTACCAGAGCGGGATGTAGACCAGATCGCGCAACATCCGCCGCTCCACCCGTGCGTAGAGCCGGCGGCGCAGCGCGCGATCCTCGCTCGTCGCCGCCCGGTCGAGCCAGCGGTCGACCTCCGGGTCGCGGTAGCGGCCGCGGTTGGCCCCCTTGGGCGGCCACATCGATGAGTGCAGAATCCAGCGATAGATGTCGGGATCGACGATCCCCACCCAGGAGAGCGAATAGAGCTGGAAGTCGCCCCGCTTGATGCGGGCGTAGAAGCCGCCCCACTCCAGCGACTCGACCGAAACCTCCACCCCGATCCGCCGCCAGCCGGCGGCAATGGCGACAGCCAGCCGCAGCCGCTCGGGGTCGGTGCTGGTCCGCCAGTTCAGGTGAAACCGGATGCCGTCGGCATCGGGCGGGAAGCCCGCCCGGTCGAGCAGCCGCCGCGCCCGCTCGGGATCATAGGGGATCTGCGCCAGCTTCGCCGTCGCCCAGTGATCCGCCGGCAGCACGGTGGCGGCGAGCACCGGCGCGTCGCCGAAGAGCGCCCGCTTGAGCAGCCGACGGTCGACGGCCAGCGCCAGCGCGCGGCGCACCGCCCGCCGTTTGAGGATCGGATCGTGCAGGTTGATGCCGATGTAGCTGAAGGTGGTCGACGGGCGGGTGGCGACCCGCAGATGGGGGCGGCGACGCAGCCAGTCGAGCAGGTAGAGCGGGAAGTCGTTCTGCATCAGATCGATCTCGCCGCGGGCCAGCTTGAGCGCGCGGGTGACCGGATCCTTGACCCGCACGATGGTCACCACCGGCCGTCGATGGTCGCGCGGCGCAAGCGTGATGCGGTTGCCCCGCCAACCGGCCAGCCGATAGGGGCCGCAGCCGATGGTGGTGCGCGCCTCTTGCCCGCCTGCGGCCAACCGCGCCGGCAGCACCCCGAGCACCAGCCGGGTGAGCAGCGAGGCGTCGACCCGCCTCAGCCGAATCTCCAGCCGCCGCCGGTCGAGGGCCCGCACCCGCTCCAGCGCGGCGAAACCCGCCGCCAGCGGACTCTTGATCCGTGGATCGAGGATGCTCGACAAGGTCGCGGCCACATCCTCCGCCGTCACCGGACTGCCGTCGTGAAAGCGCAGCCCCGCGCGCAGGGTGAAGCGCCAGGTCCGCGGGTCGGGATGGCGCCACGACTCGGCCAGGTCGGGCTGCGGCCGGAAGTGGTCGTCGAGCCGGACCAGGCCGCGGTGGAGCAGTTGCTGCACCTTGACCGAGGCGGCGTCGGTGGCGAAGCGGGGATCGAGGGTGATGGGCAGCTGCGGCAGGGCGACGCGGATCTCCGCCGCGACCGCACAGACCGGGCCGGCGCCGACCCAGCAGAGCACGAGCAACAGCGCCGCCAGCCGCGCTGCGGCAAGGCGCAGGCTAGAGCCGGCGCGGAACGGGCAGGGCAAGACCGGTGGCGTGGCGCATCAACATCCGTTTGATCAGGCCGGCGTTGTCGACCAGCCGCATGCCGGCGCCGCGCAGCGCGGCCAACGGCGCTATCCGGCTGGTGAAGAGGTGGTGCAGCCCCTCCATCGCCGCCATGGTGGCCAGCACATCGGGCAGACGGCGCCGGCGCCAGCCGGCAAGCAGCGCCATCGCGCCGTAATCCTCGCCGAAGCGGCGGGCGGTGAGGATCTCGTCGGCCAGCACCATGGCGTCGCGGATGCCGAGGTTGACCCCAAGCCCGGCCAGCGGATGGATGGCGTGGGCGGCATCGCCGATCAACGCCAACCGCGGCCGAACCATGTGGCGGGCGAGCTGGCTGCAGAGCGGAAAGGCGGCGCGCGCCCCCACCTGATCGATGCGGCCGAGCTGCGGCCCGAAGGCCAGCTGCAGCTCGCGCAGGAAGGCGGCGTCATCCAACGCCATCAGCGCCTCGGCGCGCGCCTGGTGCGCGCTCCAGACGATGGAGCAGAGACCGTCGGCCATCGGCAGCAGGGCCAGCGGACCGGTGGGCAGGAAGCGCTGCCAGGCGACCTGGCGGTGGTGGTGTTCGGGCCGGATGGTGGCGACGATCCCCTGCTGGCGGAAGTCGTGGCGCCACACCCCGATGCCCGCCCGCGCCCGCAGCGCCGAACGGGCACCGTCGGCGGCGACCAAAAGCGGCGTGCGCCAGCAAAGCCCGGCGGCGGAGAGCACCTCCACCCCATCGCGCCGCCAGCGCACCTCGGCCACCTCGTCCGGCGCGACCAGCTCCACCCCCTCCCCGCGCAGGATGCGATCGCGCAGGGCATCGCACAGCGCCGAGTTCTCCACCATGCAGCCGAGGAACCCGGAGCCCTCCGCCCCCAGCTCGGCGGCGTCGAAGCGGATGGCGCCGCTGCCCTGATCGTCCCACACCTCCATGCGCCGGATCGGCTCGGCCGCATCGGGCCAGCCGCCGATGCCACGCAGGATGGCGACATTGCCGCAGACGATGGCCGAGACGCGCAGGTCGATCCCGAGCGAGCGACGCGGCGGTGCGGGCTCCGACCGCTCGAGCACCACCACCCGCATGCCGCGATCGACCAGCGCCGCCGCCAGGGTGAGCCCGACCATGCCGCCGCCGACGATGAGCAGATCGACCTGCTCCGGACGGGTCATGTCCGATCGGATCGCAAAAAGTCCATCCGTGGACTTTTTGCTTGACGGGGATCGAAGGCCGCGATGATGGTTTGTTGCGCAACCATCATGACCGCCCTCCGACGATCGCCGCCGCCTGCCGCCGGCCGGTGGCGTAGTCGATCAGCAGCCGCCTGAGCCCGCCGCCGGCCCCCATCAGCCGCATCCCCGCCTGACGCAACAGCCGCGGCAACCCGCCGGGCAGGGCGAATGTGGCCAGCAGCCCCTC harbors:
- a CDS encoding FAD-dependent oxidoreductase — protein: MTRPEQVDLLIVGGGMVGLTLAAALVDRGMRVVVLERSEPAPPRRSLGIDLRVSAIVCGNVAILRGIGGWPDAAEPIRRMEVWDDQGSGAIRFDAAELGAEGSGFLGCMVENSALCDALRDRILRGEGVELVAPDEVAEVRWRRDGVEVLSAAGLCWRTPLLVAADGARSALRARAGIGVWRHDFRQQGIVATIRPEHHHRQVAWQRFLPTGPLALLPMADGLCSIVWSAHQARAEALMALDDAAFLRELQLAFGPQLGRIDQVGARAAFPLCSQLARHMVRPRLALIGDAAHAIHPLAGLGVNLGIRDAMVLADEILTARRFGEDYGAMALLAGWRRRRLPDVLATMAAMEGLHHLFTSRIAPLAALRGAGMRLVDNAGLIKRMLMRHATGLALPVPRRL
- a CDS encoding ABC transporter substrate-binding protein; translation: MRLAAARLAALLLVLCWVGAGPVCAVAAEIRVALPQLPITLDPRFATDAASVKVQQLLHRGLVRLDDHFRPQPDLAESWRHPDPRTWRFTLRAGLRFHDGSPVTAEDVAATLSSILDPRIKSPLAAGFAALERVRALDRRRLEIRLRRVDASLLTRLVLGVLPARLAAGGQEARTTIGCGPYRLAGWRGNRITLAPRDHRRPVVTIVRVKDPVTRALKLARGEIDLMQNDFPLYLLDWLRRRPHLRVATRPSTTFSYIGINLHDPILKRRAVRRALALAVDRRLLKRALFGDAPVLAATVLPADHWATAKLAQIPYDPERARRLLDRAGFPPDADGIRFHLNWRTSTDPERLRLAVAIAAGWRRIGVEVSVESLEWGGFYARIKRGDFQLYSLSWVGIVDPDIYRWILHSSMWPPKGANRGRYRDPEVDRWLDRAATSEDRALRRRLYARVERRMLRDLVYIPLWYEPVVAVWRDRIRGFAPRADGSLLPLLDVRPAD